The genomic interval atcattttaagttggatatatcatttttaccATGACGTCgtatgataaaattatttaaagatatttgtattatttatatgtttcgtattttaatttttaaattgtaatattttagaGTGATATTGTTAATGtgattaaataattaatatttatttttaggaGACGTTTAGGAAGTATTTTATCGTGAAATACATGTATgatagaaaattatatatgagaAATTATCGATCCCTAGCTAAATTTGAGAAAGATAAGGATTCAAATATTGCATggttaaaagaaaagatatcaaataatggaatgtatgaaaataaagatatatgttataatgaGATGAGGAACTTAGGAAAAAGCGAACGatcaaatataaattcaGGAAAAAGTACGGGAGAGAATAAACAagttatgaaaaataattcttgtatatttgaaacaaaaaaatattctcgttctgaaaaaaaaaatattcaaagaacttGATTTTGAGAatttccttaaaaaaaacaagacaATTAGTAATAAGTTGTACAACAAAAttatacgtaaaaaatatggattGCGACTTTCTTTAcccttaatatttttattgtttttatcaaCATCCCTCTTATTAGAATTTTGGGGATTAGGACTTGTAAGTTTATTGTGTTATGTATTGAAAACCATTAAACCTGGATGCTTAAGTCAATTACAGGAATTGTTAAAAATGTATCCTTTTAAAGAGTTTTTCGAATCTATAGATACAATAAATGTGCCGGTGGGAAAAAGTTCTAAGGATGTTCACTTTTATGTAACTGGtttttttggtatttttatatatttattaccttttatattattcggTGTTACACTTATATTAAAGGTTGTTTACTACCATAagaaagttaaaaaatatgaaaaaattaagttcagaaaaagataaaaggtATGATTTTTAATGTGTTTCTTTGTGTAATGaagtttttaatataaagtaatatCTATAAGATCTCTAGTACTATGTTTAATAAATACGTGAAAAACTGTTTAATCTTTATAAATACTCTAATTTATAACTATCTTGATATAGAACAATAAAATCAATGTTGTTACTTTTTTTGAGAatttaaaagttttaaaattattaaatatgtattttaatatatttattcaatataattaaatattatgtcTTAATTTATGTGTTTTCGTATATAAATAGTatcttattaaaaatgtgcaTTGTAAGTTAAGGTAATACGTGATAGCaaaattctaaaatataCTTCTAGTTCTTTGTTAATTCATACTCGAATTATAGTGAATggtaatttatgtttttttaaataattgcagtcttatattattttttgttaattcaaTCAAAAAATTGTGTCATtgattttaaattaaaaattcatgtatttgtttaatatttaatgaaaacaagttaagataattttttgaacagatatatgtacattttacATAGGAATCTAATATTTATTCGGTAAAATTTTATACGTTAtgagtaatatattttttactaa from Plasmodium brasilianum strain Bolivian I chromosome Unknown PB_00_13, whole genome shotgun sequence carries:
- a CDS encoding fam-l protein, whose amino-acid sequence is MEQKIKSLLFIKIATFIILSWIYHFYHDVETFRKYFIVKYMYDRKLYMRNYRSLAKFEKDKDSNIAWLKEKISNNGMYENKDICYNEMRNLGKSERSNINSGKKFWGLGLVSLLCYVLKTIKPGCLSQLQELLKMYPFKEFFESIDTINVPVGKSSKDVHFYVTGFFGIFIYLLPFILFGVTLILKVVYYHKKVKKYEKIKFRKR